The genomic DNA AGGCGAAATCGACATCCTGCGGATAAATATTCTTGCCCGCCTTCAGCATGGCATATAGCTGCGAGAGCACCTGTCCGGCAGTATCGACCCGCCCTTCATCTCCATCAGCCGCAGACACGGTCAGTGTGCTTCCACGGCTTTCAATAGAAACATCCAAACGCTCACTGAGCAACTTGAGATGCTGATTCTGAGGGCCGAATAACTGACTCGCCAATTGGCTATCGTCAAATTCAAGTTTCAATGCTGACAGCTCCGATTTATCCGGTTATGCGGCAGCCAAAATGGCTACCCCTTCTTTCTCAAAAACATCCACTTGCACGCCCTGCGTTCCATAAGATTGGCCAATTCGTACAAAGCCGCCCCCATGATGCTCATGGCGATGATGCCGGTAAACATGCGGAGGTAGTCCATGGCACCCCACGCATCCATTATCATATAGCCCAGCCCTCGCGTGGTGGCAAAGGATTCCACAAAAAACAACACTGCGACCGAAACTCCGGTGCCGAGCCGAAGCGCTGTAAACCCGTGCGGCAACGCAGCAGGCAGCAGGACTTCGCGGAACACGTTCCACCGGGAACCGCCCAGAGATCGAACGGAGTCGGCGTATTTCGGATTGATGGCGCGCACGCCGTCACGCGTGGTCACCAAAATCTGATAGCCGAGAATAAGCGAGATCATGGCTATCTTTGCGGCATCGCCCAGACCGAACAGCAGCAAAAAGATCGGCAGCAACACGATTTTGGGCACCGGATATGTCAAAAAGACGAAAGGAGCGAGCAGTTTGTCCACTTTCCTGACGCACCCCATCAGCAATCCAAGAGGAAAAGCCACTCCCCACGCGAGAATCATGGCGGCTACCGCCCGGTATGCGCTCACTCCGAAATGCTCCCAGAACAAACGGGTCCCGGCGGCGGAGACAAAAGCCGTCACAGCATCTTCGGGGTACGGGAGTATGATACCACCCATGGCCATGGCCGTAAGCTTCCACAGACCTCCCATCACCGCAATGACGACAGCGTATCGAATACACGGACGCAGGTTTACCATACGTCCTCCACGGTATGCCGAAGTTGTTTCAGCAGTTCGAATCCGGTCGCCGAATCACGAACCCCGGCATCACCGAAACCGGGATTGTCGAACACTGCCACGGGGCGGGCCGGAGAGGCAGACATGACCATAATCCGCTTGCCCAGCATGACAGCCTCCTCCAGCGAATGCGTCACAAGGACATATGGCACCTTTCGAAGCTGCCACGTATCCAGCAACGCCAACTGCAACCGTTCACGGGTCAGGGCATCAAGAGAGGAAAACGGTTCGTCGAGCAGCATCAACCGAGGCCGCGTGACAAACGCACGGGCAATAGCCACCCGCTGCTGCTCCCCGCCGCTCAGGTTGGCGGGATAATCACGCTCCCGTCCGATAATACCGACTTCCGCAAGCTGAACCTTCGCCCGACGGATACGTTCCTTGCGCGAAACACCCTGCACCTTGAGGCCGAGCGCGACGTTGTCCACAACGGATCGCCACGGGAGCAAGCCGTAATCCTGCAAGATAATCGAAATATCCGAAGTCGGTCCGGCGATTTCATTCCCATCGAGAAACACGGCCCCGGTGTCCGCGGGAGACAGGCCGCTCAGGATATACAGCAGTGACGTCTTGCCGCACCCGGAAGGCCCGACAACAGCCAGCGTCTCCTCCCGCCCGAGCGAAAAGGAGACGCCGTCCAGAACGGTCTTTCCACCGTAGATTTTTCCGAGATTTTCAGCTTTCAGCATACGCTAGGGAATGATCGGAGACACGACCAGCTCCTGCGGCAACCGCTCCTTGAGCAGCCCCTTGGAAAGCATCCAGTCCTGTACCTCATTCAGTTCGGCATCAGTTGGAAGTTCGGGCATGGGATACGGGTAAACCGGAAATTCCGAAACCAACGGTTTGGGGATGCGGCATGTCTCGGCCATCAACTGCCGGTAGTCCTCCGGCTTTTCGGTCAGTCGTTTGACTGCCTCCCTGTACGCCGTTACGAATCGGATATAGGACCCGGCTCCACCTTTGAAATATTTACGATGCAGGCACAAAACCGTCAGGGGGATATTCAGATCGTCCGCAGTGACAAGCGCCCCGCCCCCCTTGAATTTTGCCAATGAGAGCAACGGCTCGGGCAGCAAAGCGGCATCAATCTGGTCGGTCATGAGCATCTGAAGCCGGATGGGCAACTTCTTGATTTCGATTCGCTCGAAATGATAGCTGCCGACGCCGAGCTTCTCTTCCATTTTGTCAGCCAGAAATTCCATGATGGTGGATTTGGAAAGGCCAAGCTTTTTCCCGGCAAGATCACCGATACCGGCGTCCTTGTTCTTTGGCGACAGGCCGATGCCGAACATGGGATACCCGGGCGTGGTGCGCCACGAAGTCATGGCGATATACATGGGGACATCCCGGCTGATAAGCAGATACGTGGCAATAAGATCACCAAAATACCCGTCAAGCTGTCCTGCCTGCATGGCCGTATCCCGCTCCAAAGCCGAAGAGAATCTGACAAGCTCCACATCCAGCCCCTGCTCGGCGAACAGGCCGTCATGCACACAGACCTGAAGCGGCAGGGTGTCAATCACCGGCAGGATACCGAAACGAATCTTGGACTCAGCCGCATGAGCACTGAGACTGAAAAGGGCAATCGCCATGATCGTAAGGACCATCTTTCTCATGAAATTCTCCCTGATTTTGATGGCGGTTATGTAACACGACAAAACCGGAAAGAAAAGGCGTTGCCATGATGACAACGCCCTTGATTTACCTGACCTGCCGAACCGGCAGTATTCAATTGCCTCAACCACCGCCATGAGGTCGAATAAAACTCCGCACTACAAGCAACAGCAAGACAACTGCACCGAAGATTCCCACCCAATGCGGCAAGACTTCACGGACTTCAGACACCACGGCACGAATATCAATTCCGAGCGCAACATACAGATGGTCCACAATCACGGCCAGAGCGAGCGAACAAACCACTATAGCGAGAACATACAGACCGGCGGCACGCTTTCCAAGCGTCTTGAGCATGACAGTGATGGTCGCTCCATTGGTGGCGGGACCGGCCAGCAAAAAAACAAGTGCCGCACCGGGAGACAACCCCTTCAACAACAGGGAGGCCGCGATCGGCGTCGAAGCAGTCGCGCAGACATAGAGAGGCAAAGCTATGACCAACATGGCGAGATACGACAAAACGCCTCCACCGACATACTGGTTCAGAGCGTCGTCGGGAAGGACCGCGGCAATGACTCCGGCAATGAGTACGCCAACCAGAAGCCAGCGGCCGATGTCACCAATCATCTCGCCAAAAGCGTATTCCATGCCGGAACGGAAACGCCCGAGCACACTCGGCTTGCCTTCTGCATCACAACCACACGCGCACTTGTCATGCTCATGGTCATGACTCATTTTCAACAGTCCGTTCATGGGCAATGACGGCTCTTCCTTCTCGGGGAACGCATTCACCAGCACACCAGCAAATACCGCCGTTATCGAAGCCGCAATCGGTCGAATGACCGTCATGATCGGGTCGATAAGCGCATAGGTCACCGCCATTGAATCCACACCCGTCTCAGGGGTGGAAATCATGAAGGCTGTGGTCGCCCCCTTGCTCGCACCCTGCCGTCGAAGCCCAAGCGCGGCAGGCAGCACTCCGCAGGAGCACAGGGGCAGGGGCACTCCCATCACCGATGCCTTGACCACGGCACCGACACTGTTTCCACCAAGGTGCTTGGCAAGAAACACATCGGGTACGAACGCCTTGAGAAGCCCTGCCACAAAGAAACCGAACAGGACATACGGCGAAGCCTCGACAAGGACATGCCATGATTCCAATACTATCTTCAACATTACATCAATCATACTTTTCTTCTCTCTAAACAATTATTAAAAATGAACACCTGTTCATATAAAATAACAAAAAAAAGAGGAGGAAAGCCTCAGCTTTCCTCACGAATATGGTCAATACCCTGCACGATCAACGTACGAACATGATCGTCATCCAGAGCGTAATATACATTCTTCCCTTCCTTGCGATAGCGAACGAGCTTTGCCGCGCGGAGCAACCGAAGCTGATGCGATATGGCCGACTGGGACATATCCAAAACCTCGGCAAGTGCACATACACACAACTCATGAACAGACAAGGCAAAAAGAATTCGAGACCGGGTATAGTCCCCGAGCGCCTTGAACAACTCGGCAAGAAACAGAAACTCACGTTCCGAAAGCATTCGTTCCTTGACCATGCTCACATTTTCCGCATGGCTGGAAGTATCACCACAAGCTACGTTGGACATCCGCACCTCTCTTAAATGATTAATCACTCATATGTAACAAATGTAACCATGCGCCATGCATCTGTCAAGCGGTCGATAAAACGCCCTTATCCAAAAGAATTTATTGAAACTATTTGATATCGCACAGTTGAAACAAAAAAAAGCGGGGACTGTCTTCAAACAGCCCCCGCCAGATTCTGAATCATGAAACTAGCCCAACCCAAGCCTGTTCTGGATCAGATATTTGCGTCCGGCGCAATCGACGATCTCTTCTATGAGTCCGGCATGCTCAAGCCCACTTGACCGGACCTCGGCGACCAGTCCCGCAACGTTCTTTTCTTCTTCAAGATATCCGAGCACGACATCACGCACCCCTTTGACTGAAACAAGACGGTCCGCCCAGCCGATACCCTCCTGATACAGCATCTTGGCAGAAACAAAGGAAGCCACAAGCGCCAACTGGTGTCTGCGCGGAATGTCATTGATAATACGATCCCGGTACTTCTGCACAAGGATTGCCGGACAATAAGACAACACGACGTCACACAAACGCGGATCATCCGCCACACTATCGACCTCCTCTTCCAGAACGACAGCCACCCTGTCGGCAAGAGAGTTGATGGATTCGGACAATTGATAGGATAGTTCGGTAATGGTTTTCGCCCCACCCGCAAGCTTGAACTCGCGCATGAGTACCCGTGCTTCCGCACGCGCTCTCAACCGCAGAATATCCAGCAGTTGCACAACATAATAGTCCTTGATGTCGAGGAATTCCTTCTCGCTCAGGATCAGTCCGGCAAGTATTTCATACGACGAGCATATCACGCCCGTCTTGTTGGCAGAAGGACCGGGAACCGCAAGCACTCCCGCTTTCTCCATCTCGGCACGCGCATCCGTGGAAATGAAGATATTCGCCCCTTCCACCAGTCCTCTGGCTGAAGGCGTCCCATCCTTTTGCAGGAATTCACGCCAATTGGACATATTGATGGTATCAGGCCTGCCACCGGACGGAATGAAAATATCCGCCACCGCAGTATTGTGCAGTTCATTGCGAATCTGCGTTCCGTGAGCATCCTCGGTGGACACGACAAACGCCCCTTCCCCCTTCAGCTTTGCCGGATCGAAATGAGACGCCTTGAGTTCATTATCCATGAGCCGAATCAGTTCAGCATGATCCATTCCATCAGGATCAAAGGCCGCTCCGTGCCCGTCGGTCATGGCAACGATTCGCGCGTTTTCACCATACTCCCGCATAAGGATTTTCATGACGTTGGACGCCACATCCCCTGCCGGACCACCGGTAATCTTCACGGTAAACGGCTCATTCTTCGGATCAATGCCGAGGGTATGCAGCAGCTCATCCGCAAAAACGATCACGCCCTCGCTGGTCACGCCGTATTCCTTGTGAGCAATGCCTGCTCCGGGCTTGGAACTCATGAAAGCGCTCGGCCACTTGTAACCGCGGAACTGTGCCCGCGCTGCAATCCAGTTGATATGGGCCGGGGTAATATTTTCATCGGGCCCAAGGAAGATCAGTTCCTCACGATCAAGGTAATCCACAATACCGGGTTGGACAAAACCTTCCGAACCTTCCGGGATGACGAGCAGATCAAGGAATGAATCGACCATGCTTTTCACTGCCAGATCAATATCCGCTTCAGGGCCGAGCAGAACAACCGCCTTGGACCCTCCTTCCGGGATATCCTTATTCTTGAACTGCTGGGCGCTGGCAAGTTTGGTCACCTCATCAAACAGCCTGTTCGATTCCATCTCGAAGTGTTCCTGCGACCATGTACGCACCACCCGGACACCGCCACGGGCCGTATCGCGATACCGCACATGGAAAGCAAAACAGTAGGGACCGTGGAAGCAGTATATGCCGAACGGCCTTTCCTCCTTGGGCATGGGGGACAAGATAAGCGGATTCAGCCGGAAACTCAGACCGAGCTTGTGCGGCAGGTAATAGTTCGTCCTCATGGTGTAACGGAAGAACTTGAATATGTAGGTCATGATCTTTCGATGAACCGGATTTCCGATCATGCTGATGGCACTGCGAACTTCGCTTCTTTTTTCGGCAAGAGCGGCACTACGATCGCCCACAAAGTCAGGATTGAAACGAGTATCAAAATATTCCATCAGCATTCCGCTGACATCCCGATGCTTGAGGATGGCATACAGGATTCGGCTTGACGTATACGCATGGATGTCCTTGCTGATGAGGAATTGATGTGCGAACTCGCTGGCGGCCTGCATGAGCATGACCTGCCTAAGCTCCCAACCGTCTTCATCAGCCAATGCTTCAAGGCCATGAAAGGCGAACCACTTGGTCAATCGCAGTTGCCGTTCAAGACGACGCCACTGTTCAGAGTCTTCCTGCAAATCAATACGCGAAGTATCAAGATAAAAACTCATGATCGCTATGGTGGACTTCTCACCACGATCGAATTCATCGGAATATGCCCGGTCAACCGGAATATCCTCACGTGCAAACACGTTGACGACCCTCAAGAGCAAGCCCTTTCGCGGCGGGTTTTCCATGGCAACGGTAATCCGGTCAAAACCGGGATGCACACCCTTTTCAAGCTGGACCTGCACCCGCTCAAATCCCTCAACGCACCCACAGGTCCGGAAATGACGTACCGCCCGCCCAGCCTCAAACTTCTCTACATAGTCTTCACTGGCAGAAGACAGGAATTGCTCGAAGGATTCAACATCCTTCGACTCAACGGAAACGGCTCCCTCACGGACGCTGGCAAGGGCCTTTTTATAATTGTCGCCGTCAACCGCGCATTGGGGCTGGGGGCCGAAAATAAACGTATCAAGCCGCAACGAATCGTCCCGGCTAGAATAGATGCGTGCAATCTGGATATCCTTGTCGAGATACCCCCTCAGCACCCCGCCGAGCGCCTTCATGTCACCCCCCGGCGTAATATGCGTCACCATGGAACCGCACGGACTTCGCAGTGCCAGAGACTGCTTTTCGCGGCGGACATTTCCGGAAAGAAGCGCCATTAAATGGCGAATTTGCTCGGATTCATTATGCGTTCTGAAATAATACTCCGGCATTGAACCATAAAACCAGGGAATAAGGTCTGCCGCAGATTCTTTCAGCCGATTCTCAACCTTTTCCTGAATATCAGACGGATTGACGACCACATCAACGTTCATTATTCACCTCATCTGGCAAATTTAAAATTTTCTCCTATATCCTTGTGCATGCCCCTTGGAAATGAGTCAAGATTTTGTCAAAATCATTTTTCACACATTAGACGCATTATAAATGTGACTATTAACAATCTAATATCGTGGACATAAAACACATCGCGCGATATATGAAATAAAGACCGAGCCATAGGGGCACGGCAAGAATTCGGCAACGAGGGATCGACCATGAGCAAAACCGCGATAGACACTGGTATTCTGCTGGAAACCGGCACCAATGAACTCGAAATCCTTGAGTTCTATATCAATGAAACCCTCAAGGAAGGCGAAGAGCCCGTCAAAAACTACTTCGGCATCAATGTAGCCAAAGTCATGCAGGTCATTGAAACACCCAACCTTGAACCGCCGGAATCCGCGCCACACCCGTCTTTCATGGGCACCATTCCCCTGCGGGATCTCATTCTGCCCGTGCTTGATCTTTCCGTCTGGCTTGAGCTCAACATGCCGAAAACGGAACGGGATATTGTCATCGTCACGGAATTCAGCAAGACAGTGACCGGATTCCTTGTTTCCGGTGTTACCGAAATTCATCGCGTGGGCTGGGGCGAGGTCATTCCTCCGACCAGCGTCATCTCCCAAAGCACCGACTCCATCGTCGGCCTTGTGGACAAGGGAGACCACTTCATTCAGCTGCTTGATCTCGAAACCATCCTCACCCAGATCGAGCCGGCCAGCGATCTGGAAATGACCCGTGCCGACAGGGAATACAAGGTCTTGGTGGCCGACGACTCCGCCACCATCCGCATGATGCTTGAACAAAATCTCACTGCGGCCAACTTCAAGCCGATCATCACGAACAACGGCAGTGAGGCTCTCAAAACCATCATGGCGCTGAAAGCCCAAGCCGAAGAAGAGGGCAAGGAAATCACCGAATTCGTGGATGTCATTGTTTCCGATATCGAAATGCCCCTCATGGACGGCTTCAGTCTGACAAAAAATATCAAGGACGATTCCGTCTTGCAGAAACTGCCCGTCATACTGTACTCCTCCATCATCACAAAGGAACTGAAGCACAAAGGGGATTCCGTAGGAGCCGACCTGCAAATCACGAAACCGGATCTGCACACTATCCCTGAAAAAGCCATTGAACTGATTGAAGGAAGTAAAGATTGATATATCGCGGAGATGAAGTTCTCGAAGTCTATCTCGAAGAAACAACCGACAGGCTCGATTCCATTGAATCGGGCCTCTTGAAGCTTGAAAATCAGGCGGAATGCGATCCGTCGCTGGTCAATTCCATTTTTCGTGATGCCCACTCCGTCAAGGCCGGGGCCAACCTTCTCGAACTGAAGAATATCGAGGCACTTTCGCACAAGCTCGAAAATGTTCTTGAAATGATCCGACGCTGTGAGCTGGACGCAACGGAAATGATCATAACCGCCAGTCTGGAGTCCGTAGACAAACTACGCGAGCTGGTGGACAATATTGAAAACAGCGAATCCATCAGCATCCGACTGCATACCGCCATGCTTGAAATGTCGGTAAAAAAAACCCTTGAACAGAGTTAAGACAACTTTCGCATCAAACACACAAAGAAGGCCGCTTCCATACAGGAAGCGGCCTTCTTTGTGTCTTAAAAACCGACTCGCTCTTAATTTTTGAACATTTCCAGAATACTTTCAGCATCCTGCATTTTGGAAAACGACGTATTGCTGAACACTTCGCTCTCCACGGCCTTGAGGAATTCATCATAATTCATCTGGGTGAAATCGATCATCACACCCTTCACCTTGAAATACAACTGAAGAAAACTCATCAGCGAATCTTCCTCAAGACACTTGGTCAGCCCTACCGCATCGGTAACAGAGGTAAACGGTTTGTTCATCCCTCCGAGAAAGAACATATCCAGTCCGCTCTCGCCATCCGTCACCACGCCGAGCAGGTTGAACGTCTTGAGCTTGGCTGCGAATTCATCGGTCATGTCCGGGAATTCCATGATGTCCTTCTTGGGAAACACACTGGCAAAGACCATCTGGCCGTCTTCATCGGCCATGGTATGCCGAAAGACGGTCTCACCATGATTCTTGCGTGCCGCCTTGATGGTTTCATAAAGATCACAGGCAAAGGCGAGCCTGAGGTCCTGCACAATTTTCTCGTCCATGATGCAACTCCGTGGCTAAATGATTCCGTGCAAGGGGCCGCCAGATGCGCCGAGGGCGTCAACGCGTTTCTCGACCTCGGGATCGGGATCGAGCGGCGGAGCGTGGTACGTCTTGAGTCGGGCATCGATGACAATGGAAGTCTTCGCGCCCCAGTGTTTTGCATGAGTGAAACCGTGAACCCCGTAAATATCGGTGGCCGGATCGGAACGGGTAAATGTGACCCACAGGAAATTATCCCAGTTCTGAGCCGTGAAACCGGCGTCGTCCGCAACGACGATCATGGGGAACCCTTCAATTCCCACAGCCTTTTCCAGCGCTGCACCAAGTCGGTCGAAAGCCGCGTCCTGCTGGTCACGCTTCTTTTGATGCTTCGGCCCCTTGATAACAAGAATACCGGGAGCAAAGACCTGAGGATCACGGAACCCGCGAGGCAGGTTCATGTTGCTCGGCATCTCCGTTGACAGTTCACGCTTCTGTGACCCGGCAGCCGCCCACACAAGCTTCGACCCCTGATTCAGGCTGATACCTGAATAATCAAGCGTGTCGATGGTCGTCCGGGTAATAAAATGCAGGTCCCGCTTGAGGTCAACACGCTCAAGCATGTGCTTGAAGAAGCCGGGAATATCATGGCATGACGCGCCTTGACGCATGTCCTCGCGTGCGGCGATAAGCACGTATTTCGACAATGAGGTCTGTGTATTGCCAAGCAATGCCATGGCATTGGTCAGCAATTCCTGCGGCTGCCGCTCCTCGGCGTAAGGCACATATCGCTCACTTCCCACAGCGAGCAGCAGCGGATGCACGCCCGCAGCGTCCACGGCATGCACCTCATGCACGCCGGAAAAAACTGACGGCACCAGTTCGGCAGTCAATTCATGGATGAATTCACCGAACATGGTATCTTCCTGCGGCGGCCGTCCCACCGTGGTGAACGGCCAGACGGCATCATTGCGATGAAAGACCTTGTCCACCTTGAGAACCGGAAAATCATGAGCCAGACTGTAATACCCCAAATGATCACCGAACGGGCCTTCAGGTTTTTCCAACCCTTTGACCACGGTGCCGGAAATACAGAAATCCGCTTCGGCGGGAACGGGCAGACCGCCCTCACGGGTAACCATGGGAATTCGATGCCCACCCATGGCACCGGCAAAGAAAATTTCAGCCAGTCCATCAGGCAGCGGCATAACGGCAGCCAAAGTCATGGCCGGTGCGCCGCCCACGAAAACATTCACCCTGAGTGGGATATTCTTCTTGATGGCCTGTGCATGGTGGTGACCGATACCACGATGAATCTGGTAATGCAGGCCGACTTCCTTGTCTGGAATGAAGTCATTCCCCGACAACTGCACCCGGTACATGCCCATGTTGGAACCGGCGTACCCGGGATTGTCCGGACTTTCCGAATAGACCTGCGGCAATGTCACGTATCCGCCGCCGTCCATGGGCCATGAAACAAGCTGTGGCAATTGGGAAACCGTCGTTTCATTTTGCAGGACAGGCCCCCATGAAACGTTTTTCGGCATGGTGTGCCAAGCAGTCTTGGGCGCTCCCAGATACTTCCATGGACGCTTGAATGCCTCCATGGGGGAAAGCTTCAATTTCATCAATCGCTGTACCATCTCTATGGTATCGCGAAAAATGAAATGCATGCGTTGCTTTGTGCCGTACAGATTGGCAGCCATGGGGAACCGGCACCCTTTCACACTGGTGAAAAGAAGCGCCGGACCTCCGGCCTGAAAAACCCTGCGCTGAATGGCCCCGACCTCGATGTTCGCATCGACTGTCTTGTCAATTCGAACGAGTTCGCCGCGAGCCTCAAGTGCGTCAAGACACTCTTTGGTATTCTTGTATCCCATGAATGGTTCCCGTTGTTGTATCGCTGGCGGAACAATCTAGACGGAAAGAGCGGAAAAGTTAAGGAAAGATTCTACTAATCCGGGAACCGAAAGAACTCTGGCCGAAATCACTGCTGCATCACCTGCGGAGGACTCCACACGCACGCATACTCCACTGGACGGGAACGCAGGATATTCTCTTTGATGTCCACTTCAAGCGGCTTCATGTTGCAGGATGCCCGGTTGCGGCAAGTATTACAATAAATCTTTGGATACGGGCATACAAGACAATACGGTCTGTAATCATCGCACGTTAAAGAATTCCAAGGGCGTCTATGTCCGAGTACGCACTTCTTCTGATAGAACACGCACTCGAGACAATTGTTTGACACAATTAACATTTTTCGCATTACCCACCTCCTTTTCGGGTGTCTTCTCAGTATCCGAGAAAAACACACCTCCGAATAAGTCGGTATTATAATTTCGGTACAATTCCCCCTCCAGCCTGAACTGAATATGTAACCTCAAAGTAACACTCCGAAATAACGAGCAACCTTTGAGAAACCTCTGTCGAACAAATTTTGCCATCAAAAATCTTTATGCTATGAACAGCAGGACAGACACCTTTCATCGGAGAACAAAGCCATGACGCTCATACAATGGGACGAATCCATGTCCGTCGGACATGATGAAATAGATGACCAGCATAAAAAACTCATAGGCCTTATCAATCGGGCATATAAGGCCATGCAAAAACATGACGAGCACATGATGGTCTCACTGATCAACGAAATGCGCGACTATGCAACCATGC from uncultured Pseudodesulfovibrio sp. includes the following:
- a CDS encoding UbiD family decarboxylase → MGYKNTKECLDALEARGELVRIDKTVDANIEVGAIQRRVFQAGGPALLFTSVKGCRFPMAANLYGTKQRMHFIFRDTIEMVQRLMKLKLSPMEAFKRPWKYLGAPKTAWHTMPKNVSWGPVLQNETTVSQLPQLVSWPMDGGGYVTLPQVYSESPDNPGYAGSNMGMYRVQLSGNDFIPDKEVGLHYQIHRGIGHHHAQAIKKNIPLRVNVFVGGAPAMTLAAVMPLPDGLAEIFFAGAMGGHRIPMVTREGGLPVPAEADFCISGTVVKGLEKPEGPFGDHLGYYSLAHDFPVLKVDKVFHRNDAVWPFTTVGRPPQEDTMFGEFIHELTAELVPSVFSGVHEVHAVDAAGVHPLLLAVGSERYVPYAEERQPQELLTNAMALLGNTQTSLSKYVLIAAREDMRQGASCHDIPGFFKHMLERVDLKRDLHFITRTTIDTLDYSGISLNQGSKLVWAAAGSQKRELSTEMPSNMNLPRGFRDPQVFAPGILVIKGPKHQKKRDQQDAAFDRLGAALEKAVGIEGFPMIVVADDAGFTAQNWDNFLWVTFTRSDPATDIYGVHGFTHAKHWGAKTSIVIDARLKTYHAPPLDPDPEVEKRVDALGASGGPLHGII